ACGTCTAGCAATAAGATGTCACAGATTGATAGAGAGTGGTGCAGGTTGAGAGGATTAATGTAATAACCTGAGTGATTAGTAACAGCTGGTCCCTTATGTATGGGAAGGCTTGATGAATTGGTAGGTTGTAATTGGTGTTTTTTCCCTTTGGGAAGTGCTTATATTACttacattttcaccaaaaaaaatatgTTTTATGGTTTCATTATTTAAGAATTTTGCTAATTATTTTTCAGTTAATGATTTTTAAAACTTACGTGATGGGAGTAAATTGCTTACATTCGAAGTTAtcattgatatgaaataaaatatGAGTATAAGCACATTGGCTTATGAGTTATGAGTGCTTGAGTGAAGATATGAGACACAGACATAAATTAGTCTTCACCGATTATTATATCAAGTACTCCATATATCATTTGGTttgatttttacgagtattataaaTGTTACATATCTATTCAATATTGGATTTTAATTTGTATGTGTAAGATGTACATTCATACTAATATTAAAAAATATTATAACTATACAATTTCAAATTACtattaatataattttttatacatgctcgtgcaattttgcacggtgCTAAACTAATTAAGtataatattatatttttataaaCTAATACTCACTTCGTTTCATATTATAAGTGGTTTAGAAATAATTAAAATTTTCCCTTTCTATGTGTTTATACTTTTCCATGTATTACATCATTCATCTCGACATTTTGCAAAGCACTAATAGCTAAAGAAAATAGGTGatgaaaaaaattattttttctatttttaaaACTCATTTTTCATACATAACTAATTGTACGACATTTCCTAATGTTTTCTGAATCAATATTCTAAAATGATTTGTAAAAAGAAACCGGGGAGTATTTTATTTCGATAACTTGCATATGTAAATAGGAAAATAAGATAACGTCATTGAGTGATACACCATTCATTATCACTCTCTCACATACACTATGTGCAATTGATGAACTATACCACCAGTTGTACGATATAGAATCCGAACTTTGTAATAAAGTatccgagttttgttttaaaaaatatgagttttattagaaagtatgtaagttcatccatttacacattaaaaatatgaatTTTGAATTAGATCAGGAAAAATACACATAAATTCAGATTCTTATACCTTGATTGTACAATGCTTATATATAattggatgtataatcctatttgtggacTATGTGGGGGATCACTAGAATGGTGGGCCTACATAAAGGCATGTGGGGGATCACTAGAATGGTGGGCCTACATAAAGGCATGTGGGAGGGTGCTACCGAGATTGGTAATAACCACCCGGTGGCGTCTTATGGGATTGTCAAAATATATCAAGTTTTAAATTGGACTATTCTACTTTTCGGCTCGTTCAatattataagacggttttatataaGAGTGTTATTTATTTTTAGAAATCTGAAAGACCCCAGTGTACTATTTTGCCTAGGACCGAAAAGTTCATAACCAGGGCTGATTAAGGTAGGTCATTCAAGTGCAACATTGAAACGATGTTGGTTTGAGTTTACCCGTTATCTATCCATGCATGCAATTATACTGTGAATCTTACTTTTCCGTGAGATTGACTGAATATAGAGAGAAAACGACGAAATTGCTTTACAGAAAACAGCCAATTTATCAGCTTCTAGCAATATTCTCGTTTCTCTTTATAGTTTTTCCTCAAATTTTAATAAAATCGAACATATATTTCACAAGAGTCCAAGCTTAAGAATACACAAGGATATCGTTTCTCGTCAAAACCTACTTGAGGGAAGCACTAAAGTGTCAAAAACAACATATGGAAAAGGTGTGCTCTCAGCTTAAGAGACGGCTGACTTTCTtactttttcatatctttctttAACGTAGTCTTGTTTCCTTTATTTACGTTCATGCATGTTATGCTCTTACATTCTAATGCGGTTTTGTTATTACgttgtacttcctccattcaactccactctaccagttggagttttgcacaacaaTTAAGAAAACTTAAAGAAACAATAGAAGTACATATGGGAGTGTGCATGTTGCTTTATTAATGGATAAAATTTGGGTAGTAACCTGATTTGATTATGGGATAATCTTCCCACCAAAAAGTTTAACATTTTAAAAACCCCACCAAAAACTACACTTTACATTTTCCCCCCATTTCCTGTCAAGTCTATATTACTAAAACCAAGGAAGTCTAGCATTATTACAGTGCAACTTCACCATTATTTACAACAAATTTCACCTAAAATTACATCTTCTCTCAGTCCTTAACATAAAATTACAGTCCTTAACAGTCCTTAACATTAAATTACAAACATAAAATTACAACAAAATGGGCTTCAAATGCATGACAGAAGATCAACGGACAGAAATCGCCATTTACTTGCTAGAAAAGTCGCAAAATGGTAAGCTTTCTCGTGGCACCATCAAAGAGGCAGCTGCAAGATACGGTTTGAGTGATAGAAGCATCTCTAACATATGGAGACTAGCCAAAAAACCAAGGTTAGTAGGTGAGAAGTTAGATGTGAAGAGTGGTAGGATAGGCAACAAAAATAGGAAAAGAATCTTACCAAACATTGAGCACATAAAGTCACTAGATCATTCTCTAAGAGATACCATGATAAGAGTTTCGAAAAATTGTGGAGTTTCGGTTGGAATAGTCCATTCATGGGTGAAAGAGGGTTTACTTAAACCTCATTCAAGCCCATTACATCCTAAACTCACAGACTTACATAAGGATCAAAGGCTACTTTATTCACTTAGGTCATTAGTTGTCAAGCAAGTACTTCAAGAATTCTTTGATCTCAATAATGTGCCACTAATCAAAATCTTATTTACTGAAATGAGCAACACAATACATATGGATGAGAAGTGGTTCTTCGTCACGATGACAACGAAAAGTATATGTTGTGGAGGGGAGGAGCCGCCATATAGAAGTTGCCAATCAAAGAGGTACATCACAAAAGTTATGTTCATGTGTGCGGTGAGCGAGGCCAATATATTCAAATGATGGGGAATGTCTATTTGATGGTAAAATAGGCATGTTTCCATTCACAAACCAAGTTCCAAAGCAGAAGGGCAAGCGAGAAATAGGCCTAGGGGTACTTTAGAGACTAAGCCAATTGAGTCTATAACAAAAGTGGTCATCAAAGAATGCCTAATACAGCAAGTCATTCCAGCAATTAAGAGGGTTTGGCCAGAAGGTTTAAGCAAACACATATACATACAGCAAGACAATGCAAGACCTCATATCAAGAATGATGATCCTGAGTTTATGGCAGCTGCAAACTCAGATGGATTTCAAATTGAGTTGGTATTTCAGCCACCTAACTCACCAGACCTCAACTGTAATGACTTGGGTTATTTCAGAGCTTTACAATCATTACAAAAAAAACATGCAGCAAAGACAGTGGATGATTTAGTGAATGAGGTCATGCAAGCATTTGTTGATTATAGTCCAAGTAAATTGAATAATATCTTCCTATCATTACAAGCAGTAATGGTTGAGATAATGAAATGCAAGGGTCATAACAATTTCTCTCTTCCACATATGGGTAAGGGGCATCTGGCTGCCATAGGTATGTTACCAAGGAATTTAGAGGtcaatgtggagttggtcaaggaATGCATTGAGTATTTGCAAGGTATTGGTAAAACAGATGGGTTAGAATATCTTATGAATGAACTAGGTTACAATGTTGAAGGTATAGTTGATCAGCTAAATGGGATGTAATGGTTAGTTTAATGTTAACTTTAATCCTTCAATGTAATGTTAAGTTTAAAGTTCATTTGAAAAAACCTACTCAAATGACAATTAAACTTCATTTTGTAATGTAATGGAATGTGAAATGCAAAGTTCATTTTGTAATGTAATGGAATGTGAAATGcaaagttcagttcagttttagGCATACAAAATGTGAAATGCAAAGTTCAATTCAGTTTTAGGCATACAAAATGTGAAATGCAAAGTTCAATTCAGTTTTAGGCATACAAAATGTGAAATGCAAAGTTCAATTCAGTTTTAGGCATACAAAATGTGAAATGCAAAGTTCAATTCAGTTTTAGGCATACAAAATGTGAAATGCAAAGTTCAATTCATTTTTAGG
The Silene latifolia isolate original U9 population chromosome 11, ASM4854445v1, whole genome shotgun sequence genome window above contains:
- the LOC141614305 gene encoding uncharacterized protein LOC141614305, with protein sequence MGFKCMTEDQRTEIAIYLLEKSQNGKLSRGTIKEAAARYGLSDRSISNIWRLAKKPRLVGEKLDVKSGRIGNKNRKRILPNIEHIKSLDHSLRDTMIRVSKNCGVSVGIVHSWVKEGLLKPHSSPLHPKLTDLHKDQRLLYSLRSLVVKQVLQEFFDLNNVPLIKILFTEMSNTIHMDEKWFFVTMTTKSICCGGEEPPYRSCQSKRHVSIHKPSSKAEGQARNRPRGTLETKPIESITKVVIKECLIQQVIPAIKRVWPEGLSKHIYIQQDNARPHIKNDDPEFMAAANSDGFQIELVFQPPNSPDLNCNDLGYFRALQSLQKKHAAKTVDDLVNEVMQAFVDYSPSKLNNIFLSLQAVMVEIMKCKGHNNFSLPHMGKGHLAAIGMLPRNLEVNVELVKECIEYLQGIGKTDGLEYLMNELGYNVEGIVDQLNGM